A DNA window from Methanobacterium sp. contains the following coding sequences:
- a CDS encoding NAD(P)H-dependent oxidoreductase — translation MYDTMTLKGKKAMLSFTTDANKDLYSYENPHEDLDEIFRHITHNILELTGLEIMPSFVVYGSVVMFKEALNEEMEKFKQIINSL, via the coding sequence TTGTACGATACAATGACGTTAAAAGGTAAAAAAGCAATGTTATCATTTACAACAGACGCAAATAAAGATCTATATTCTTATGAAAATCCTCATGAAGATTTAGATGAAATATTTAGACATATTACGCATAATATTCTTGAATTAACAGGTCTTGAAATTATGCCCTCTTTTGTAGTTTATGGTTCTGTAGTGATGTTTAAAGAAGCTTTAAATGAAGAAATGGAAAAATTTAAACAAATAATAAATTCTTTATAG